In Nocardia sputorum, a single genomic region encodes these proteins:
- the glpK gene encoding glycerol kinase GlpK, translating to MRRYVAAIDQGTTSSRCIVFDRQGRVVGVAQREHEQIFPQPGWVEHDAETIWRDTAFVLGEVLERSGLGADDIAAVGVTNQRETTVVWDRATGRPVYNAIVWQDTRTDRLCAELGGGAGPARYQDRTGLPLSTYFAGPKLRWILDNVPGVRERAEAGELCFGTVDSWVLWNLTGEHITDVTNASRTMLLDLRSLQWDSEICAEFGVPESMLPQVRSSSEVYAPIASGPLAGVPVAGILGDQQAATFGQACLSPGEAKNTYGTGNFMLLNTGTTPVFSKHGLLTTVCYRLGDADAVYALEGSIAVTGSLVQWFRDNLGIISAADEIEPLARSVDDNGGAYIVPAFSGLFAPRWRPDARGVIAGLTRFVTKAHLARAVLESTAFQTREVVDAMRADAESQRLGLELTTLKVDGGMVGNDLLMQFQSDILDVPVVRPVVNETTALGAAYAAGLAVGYWSGTDDIRDNWAADKTWHPTMSAADRDERFAAWNKAVERTYGWVD from the coding sequence ATGCGTCGTTATGTGGCCGCCATCGACCAGGGCACGACCTCGAGTCGGTGCATCGTCTTCGACCGGCAGGGACGCGTCGTCGGCGTCGCCCAGCGCGAGCACGAGCAGATCTTCCCGCAACCGGGTTGGGTGGAGCACGATGCCGAAACCATTTGGCGCGATACCGCATTCGTGCTCGGTGAGGTGCTGGAGCGCAGCGGTCTCGGCGCTGACGACATCGCCGCGGTGGGCGTCACGAATCAGCGGGAGACGACCGTGGTGTGGGATCGCGCGACCGGCCGCCCGGTGTACAACGCGATCGTCTGGCAGGACACCCGCACCGACCGGCTGTGCGCCGAACTGGGCGGCGGCGCCGGTCCGGCCCGCTACCAGGACCGCACCGGCCTCCCGCTGTCCACCTATTTCGCCGGCCCGAAGCTGCGCTGGATCCTGGACAACGTGCCCGGCGTGCGGGAGCGCGCTGAGGCGGGCGAGCTGTGCTTCGGCACCGTCGACAGCTGGGTGCTGTGGAATCTGACCGGCGAGCACATCACCGACGTCACCAACGCCTCCCGCACCATGCTGCTGGATCTGCGCTCGCTGCAGTGGGATTCGGAGATCTGCGCGGAGTTCGGCGTGCCGGAGTCGATGCTGCCGCAGGTACGCAGTTCCTCGGAGGTCTACGCGCCGATCGCGTCCGGGCCGCTGGCGGGGGTGCCGGTCGCGGGCATCCTGGGCGACCAGCAGGCCGCCACCTTCGGCCAGGCGTGCCTGTCGCCCGGCGAGGCCAAGAATACCTACGGCACCGGCAATTTCATGCTGCTGAACACCGGAACCACGCCGGTGTTCAGCAAGCACGGCCTGCTCACCACGGTGTGTTATCGCCTAGGCGACGCGGACGCGGTGTACGCCCTGGAGGGCTCCATCGCGGTCACCGGCTCGCTGGTGCAGTGGTTCCGCGACAACCTCGGCATCATCTCCGCCGCCGACGAGATCGAGCCGCTGGCCCGCAGCGTCGACGACAACGGCGGCGCTTACATCGTGCCGGCTTTCTCCGGGTTGTTCGCGCCCCGCTGGCGTCCCGACGCACGCGGCGTGATCGCCGGGCTGACCCGCTTCGTCACCAAGGCCCATCTGGCGCGGGCGGTGCTGGAGTCGACCGCTTTCCAGACCCGCGAGGTGGTCGACGCGATGCGCGCGGACGCCGAGTCGCAGCGGCTCGGCCTGGAGCTGACCACGCTGAAGGTGGACGGCGGCATGGTCGGCAACGACCTGCTCATGCAGTTCCAATCCGACATCCTCGATGTGCCCGTGGTGCGCCCGGTGGTCAACGAGACCACCGCCCTCGGCGCGGCGTACGCGGCCGGGCTCGCCGTCGGATACTGGTCGGGCACCGACGACATCCGGGACAACTGGGCCGCCGACAAGACCTGGCACCCGACCATGTCGGCCGCCGACCGGGACGAACGCTTCGCCGCGTGGAACAAGGCGGTCGAACGCACCTACGGCTGGGTCGACTGA
- a CDS encoding PLP-dependent aminotransferase family protein, which produces MSAITPPLARRLDGLTSSAIRDLLKVAARDDVISLAGGLPDEQLMPRDRIAQAAEAALADRARLQYTESAGWGPLRDVLAARETVRLGRPVPLEEVFVTHGSQQALSLLAEVLVDPGALVVVEDPAYVGALQVFRAAGSRIVTVPLDADGMRVDALAELLARGERPALVHTVSNFHNPRGVTMSPRRRRELAGLADRYGFWVIEDDPYGELWFERPSPEPIATYSANVIRLSSVSKILAPTLRVGWMTAPDAVCRGVELLKQGADLCGSALTQQIAADLLADPDWLGAQVEEIRRVYGARARVLVDELRARFGDRLVSTDAAGGMFVWVDFTDGTDTVDLLPHAIDLGVAYVPGDAFAVSGAHRNSMRLCFTTSEEATLREAVSRLAHAIGE; this is translated from the coding sequence GGTGGCGGCGCGCGACGACGTGATCAGCCTGGCGGGCGGCTTGCCGGACGAGCAGTTGATGCCGCGGGACCGGATCGCGCAGGCGGCGGAGGCAGCGCTCGCGGACCGCGCGCGTCTGCAATACACCGAATCGGCGGGCTGGGGCCCGTTGCGTGACGTGCTCGCGGCACGGGAGACCGTGCGGCTGGGGCGGCCGGTGCCGCTCGAGGAGGTGTTCGTCACCCACGGGTCGCAGCAGGCGTTGTCGCTGCTCGCCGAGGTGCTGGTGGATCCGGGTGCGCTGGTCGTGGTCGAGGATCCGGCCTACGTCGGCGCCTTGCAGGTGTTCCGGGCCGCCGGATCGCGCATCGTGACGGTGCCGTTGGACGCCGACGGCATGCGAGTCGACGCCTTGGCCGAGCTGCTCGCTCGGGGCGAGCGGCCCGCGCTGGTGCATACGGTGAGCAATTTCCACAATCCGCGCGGTGTCACCATGAGCCCGCGGCGACGTCGGGAACTCGCCGGACTCGCCGATCGGTACGGATTCTGGGTGATCGAGGACGATCCCTACGGTGAGCTGTGGTTCGAGCGGCCGTCGCCGGAGCCCATCGCGACGTATTCGGCCAACGTCATCCGGCTGTCGAGCGTGTCGAAGATCCTGGCACCGACCTTGCGGGTGGGCTGGATGACCGCGCCCGACGCGGTGTGCCGGGGCGTGGAGCTGCTGAAGCAAGGCGCGGACCTGTGCGGTTCGGCGCTGACCCAGCAGATCGCCGCCGATCTGCTCGCCGACCCGGATTGGCTGGGTGCGCAAGTGGAGGAGATCCGGCGCGTCTACGGTGCGCGAGCGCGTGTGCTGGTGGACGAGCTGCGCGCGCGTTTCGGTGACCGGCTGGTGAGTACCGACGCGGCCGGCGGCATGTTCGTGTGGGTCGACTTCACCGACGGGACCGACACCGTGGACCTGTTGCCCCACGCGATCGATCTCGGCGTCGCCTACGTCCCCGGCGACGCGTTCGCGGTCTCCGGAGCCCATCGGAACTCGATGCGGCTGTGCTTCACCACCTCCGAGGAGGCGACCCTCCGGGAGGCGGTCTCCCGCCTGGCGCATGCGATAGGCGAATGA